A region of Kribbella sp. NBC_01245 DNA encodes the following proteins:
- a CDS encoding ABC transporter permease, translating to MSTTIRATYPVPVSDLIPAARKLAADLGETPSRNRLMKELRIGSEKAKAVLSAITAEPHLHAVPNPGTDEPTGPADVDEPEADIEVKPQVTPDAAPVPVTGQAAGTPTVPDAEKSMSSWPVLLLALPAFVAVWSGWVGLGTLTGFGVVHPLPGIADGFSINSAITLPIGVETYAAFALRVWLSGKVPASARKFAKWSALGALVLGAMGQVAFHLLEAAGVTSAPWQITTVVACLPVAVLGMGAALAHLIKVHPSDSGER from the coding sequence ATGAGCACCACCATTCGCGCCACCTACCCGGTCCCGGTCTCGGACCTGATCCCGGCCGCCCGCAAGCTCGCCGCTGACCTGGGCGAGACGCCGTCGCGGAACCGGCTGATGAAGGAACTGCGGATCGGTTCGGAGAAGGCCAAGGCGGTGCTGTCCGCGATCACCGCCGAGCCCCACCTACATGCGGTCCCGAACCCGGGCACCGATGAGCCCACCGGCCCTGCTGATGTGGACGAGCCCGAGGCGGACATCGAGGTAAAACCGCAGGTCACGCCGGACGCAGCCCCGGTTCCGGTGACAGGGCAAGCCGCGGGAACCCCCACCGTGCCGGACGCTGAGAAGTCGATGAGTTCCTGGCCGGTGCTGTTGTTGGCACTGCCCGCGTTCGTCGCGGTCTGGTCCGGCTGGGTCGGACTCGGCACTCTGACCGGGTTCGGTGTAGTGCACCCGCTGCCGGGCATCGCGGACGGGTTCTCGATCAACTCCGCCATCACGCTCCCAATCGGAGTCGAGACCTACGCCGCATTCGCACTCCGCGTCTGGCTGTCCGGCAAAGTCCCGGCATCGGCCCGCAAGTTCGCCAAGTGGTCCGCTCTAGGCGCGCTCGTGCTCGGTGCCATGGGGCAGGTCGCCTTTCATCTGCTGGAAGCGGCCGGGGTCACGTCGGCGCCGTGGCAGATCACCACCGTGGTCGCCTGCCTGCCGGTGGCTGTGCTCGGCATGGGTGCCGCGCTGGCTCACCTGATCAAAGTCCATCCCAGCGACTCGGGGGAGAGGTGA
- a CDS encoding tyrosine-type recombinase/integrase produces MAKQRRRKFGGVRKLGSGRWQATYIDPVTAARRPAPYTFETETQANDWLIGAEADMIRGRWVDPDIGREPFGPYADKWIDERPNLRVRTKALYLWLNKRYLQPEFAKVDLVDITPPMVRSWRADLMADKHLSSCKAKCADKAHKGVSATMAAKAYRLLRAILMTATDDELIKRNPCRIVGAGTERPRERPILNIAQVFKLAEQMPRHLRVFVLIATFASLRWGEVTAIQRKDIDLTKRTIRIRQQWIEVVGSGMELHPPKSGAGVRTVSIPELLVPLVQEHLDEFVAPGRDAFVFLGERGAVLRRSNFNKLGWSKAAEAVGAKGLHFHDLRHTGNTFAAQSGASTKDLMARMGQDSMNAAIIYQHATRQADGAIAAAMNDAIEEYRRAHGDEGGEASQAG; encoded by the coding sequence ATGGCGAAGCAGAGAAGGCGGAAGTTCGGCGGAGTCCGGAAGCTTGGTTCCGGTAGGTGGCAGGCGACCTACATCGACCCCGTCACCGCCGCGCGGAGGCCTGCGCCGTACACCTTCGAAACTGAGACGCAGGCCAATGATTGGCTGATTGGCGCCGAGGCCGACATGATTCGCGGGCGATGGGTCGACCCGGACATTGGGCGAGAGCCATTCGGGCCGTACGCCGACAAGTGGATTGATGAGCGGCCGAATCTGCGAGTCCGGACGAAGGCTCTGTACCTCTGGCTTAACAAGCGGTACTTGCAGCCCGAGTTCGCGAAGGTCGATCTGGTCGACATCACACCCCCGATGGTCCGGTCGTGGCGCGCTGACCTTATGGCCGACAAGCACCTAAGTAGCTGCAAGGCCAAATGTGCCGACAAAGCGCATAAGGGCGTGTCCGCCACGATGGCGGCCAAGGCCTACAGGCTGCTGCGGGCAATCCTGATGACCGCGACTGATGACGAGTTGATCAAGCGCAATCCCTGCCGGATTGTCGGGGCGGGCACTGAGCGTCCGAGGGAACGGCCCATCCTCAACATCGCGCAGGTGTTCAAGCTTGCCGAGCAAATGCCGCGTCACCTGCGGGTGTTCGTGCTTATCGCCACCTTTGCGAGTCTGCGCTGGGGTGAGGTGACCGCGATTCAGCGGAAGGATATTGACCTGACAAAGCGCACGATCAGAATCCGCCAGCAGTGGATCGAGGTCGTTGGATCGGGGATGGAGCTTCACCCGCCGAAGTCAGGTGCCGGTGTGCGGACTGTCTCGATACCGGAGCTGCTGGTCCCACTCGTGCAGGAACACCTAGACGAGTTCGTCGCTCCCGGCCGCGACGCGTTCGTGTTCCTCGGAGAGAGGGGAGCGGTGTTGCGTCGTAGCAACTTCAACAAGCTGGGCTGGAGCAAAGCAGCCGAAGCGGTCGGGGCCAAGGGCCTGCACTTCCACGACCTCAGGCACACCGGCAACACCTTCGCGGCCCAGTCCGGCGCGAGTACGAAGGACCTGATGGCCCGGATGGGGCAGGACAGCATGAACGCCGCGATCATCTACCAGCACGCCACCCGGCAGGCAGACGGAGCCATCGCGGCGGCGATGAACGACGCTATCGAGGAGTACAGGAGGGCGCACGGCGACGAGGGTGGGGAGGCGTCGCAGGCGGGCTGA
- the dcd gene encoding dCTP deaminase — MLLSDRDILAQIDEKRVQLEPFDADMVQPSSVDVRLDRYFRVFENHRYPHIDPAEEQPDLTRTVEPEGDEPFILHPGEFVLGSTYELVSLPDDVAARLEGKSSLGRLGLLTHSTAGFIDPGFSGHVTLELSNVATLPIKLWPGMKIGQLCFFGLSSPAQHPYGSAKYGSRYQGQRGPTPSRSFKNFHRTDTLRGQSSD; from the coding sequence GTGCTGCTCTCCGACCGCGACATCCTGGCCCAGATCGACGAGAAGCGGGTCCAGCTGGAGCCGTTCGATGCTGACATGGTTCAGCCGTCGAGCGTTGACGTGCGCCTCGACCGGTACTTCCGGGTGTTCGAGAACCACCGGTATCCGCATATCGATCCGGCCGAGGAACAGCCCGATCTGACCCGCACGGTCGAGCCCGAGGGCGACGAGCCGTTCATCCTGCACCCGGGTGAGTTCGTGCTGGGGTCGACGTACGAGCTGGTCTCGCTGCCCGATGACGTCGCCGCGCGCCTGGAGGGGAAGTCCTCCCTCGGCCGGCTCGGCCTGCTGACTCACTCCACCGCGGGGTTCATCGACCCCGGCTTCTCCGGTCACGTCACGCTCGAGCTGTCGAACGTCGCGACCCTGCCGATCAAACTCTGGCCCGGGATGAAGATCGGCCAGCTCTGCTTCTTCGGTCTTTCGTCCCCGGCCCAGCATCCCTACGGCTCCGCGAAGTACGGCTCCCGCTATCAGGGCCAGCGCGGCCCCACGCCGTCCCGCTCCTTCAAGAACTTCCATCGCACCGACACCCTGCGCGGCCAATCCAGCGATTGA
- a CDS encoding DUF3631 domain-containing protein produces MSATTTDHNEAHEPIDGADVLDEVSAAVARYVILPSASASVAVTLWIAATHAVPAWNCAPRLVIRAPERRCGKSRLLDMVEGMSHRPLMTVNASPSAVYRSIGMAPSDPPTLLIDEADTIFGPKAGDNEDLRGLLNAGHQRGRPALRYDAGSRAVEKIQTFAMAALAGIGAMPDTIEDRAAVIRMRRRAPGEEVQPYRVRRDGPELDDLRQRLNQWITAHLDVLTAAAPDMPLEDRAADTWEPLIAIADLAGRQWPRAARKAAVALTSDRDAGDEGSTPTRLLSDCRTAFQDADALPTAVLLDRLRSDPEGPWATLGANGLTAMKMGNLLREFEIRSGTIRFTTGQAKGYVRSDFTDAWNRYCPEPKPAAGEGVPAVPAVTPQVRSGTASLTGTAQAVPTTQAVPDLTCENEAGTAGTPWGPRAVRPIADGASGAA; encoded by the coding sequence ATGAGTGCCACAACTACCGATCACAACGAGGCTCACGAGCCGATTGACGGTGCAGACGTGCTGGACGAAGTCAGCGCCGCTGTTGCCCGCTACGTCATCCTGCCCAGCGCGTCCGCATCGGTCGCGGTGACGTTGTGGATCGCCGCGACCCACGCCGTACCGGCGTGGAACTGTGCCCCGCGGCTTGTCATTCGGGCACCTGAGCGGCGGTGCGGGAAGTCGCGGCTGCTGGACATGGTGGAAGGGATGAGCCATCGACCGTTGATGACCGTGAACGCCAGTCCGTCAGCGGTTTACCGGTCGATCGGGATGGCGCCGAGCGATCCGCCGACGCTGCTGATTGATGAGGCCGACACGATCTTTGGTCCCAAGGCGGGTGACAACGAGGACCTTCGCGGTCTGCTCAACGCCGGGCATCAGCGCGGCCGCCCGGCACTGCGCTATGACGCGGGATCGCGCGCCGTGGAGAAGATCCAGACATTCGCGATGGCTGCCCTGGCAGGGATCGGGGCGATGCCGGACACGATCGAAGACCGCGCCGCCGTGATCCGTATGCGTCGCCGCGCCCCCGGCGAAGAGGTCCAGCCGTACCGGGTCCGGCGCGACGGGCCGGAGCTGGACGACCTGCGGCAGCGACTCAACCAGTGGATCACCGCCCATCTGGACGTACTCACCGCCGCCGCGCCAGACATGCCGCTGGAAGACCGTGCCGCCGACACCTGGGAGCCCCTGATCGCGATAGCCGACCTCGCAGGCCGCCAGTGGCCCCGAGCAGCCAGGAAGGCCGCTGTAGCCCTCACCAGCGACCGCGACGCAGGCGACGAGGGATCAACACCGACTCGGCTGCTGTCGGACTGCCGCACCGCGTTCCAAGACGCCGACGCACTACCCACAGCCGTCCTGCTGGACCGACTGCGCAGCGATCCCGAGGGACCGTGGGCAACGCTCGGCGCCAACGGGCTCACGGCGATGAAGATGGGCAATCTGCTGCGTGAGTTCGAGATCCGCAGCGGCACCATCCGCTTCACCACCGGGCAGGCCAAGGGCTACGTGCGCAGCGATTTCACCGACGCGTGGAACCGCTACTGTCCCGAGCCGAAACCGGCCGCCGGGGAAGGCGTACCAGCCGTACCAGCCGTAACACCGCAGGTCAGGTCCGGTACGGCTTCGCTCACTGGTACGGCTCAAGCCGTACCAACCACCCAAGCCGTACCGGACCTGACCTGCGAAAACGAGGCTGGTACGGCTGGTACGCCTTGGGGGCCGAGGGCTGTCAGGCCCATTGCCGATGGCGCCTCGGGTGCCGCATGA
- a CDS encoding DUF6284 family protein — protein MSIISLSVPDGENPSAAELVAIELEWPLIAAELDLLNAEIAILTAGPLMSVLDRRRIRRAEHRVLAARLELADHTDAGQDEVAS, from the coding sequence GTGAGCATCATCTCCCTTTCGGTCCCAGACGGCGAGAACCCGAGCGCTGCTGAATTGGTTGCTATCGAGCTGGAATGGCCGCTGATCGCGGCCGAGTTGGACCTACTGAACGCCGAAATCGCCATCCTGACGGCCGGGCCGCTGATGTCGGTTCTGGACCGCCGCCGGATCCGCCGGGCCGAGCACCGGGTACTCGCTGCCCGCCTCGAACTGGCCGACCACACGGACGCCGGTCAGGACGAGGTGGCCTCATGA
- a CDS encoding excisionase family DNA-binding protein, protein MTTRMLESLLTVADAARLLGTWDTSGERFPRRLIAERRIRFVRVGRLVRIPESALIEYIEAQTVQPVTRRNTRKAA, encoded by the coding sequence GTGACGACGCGAATGCTTGAAAGCTTGTTGACGGTCGCCGACGCCGCCCGGCTTCTGGGCACGTGGGACACCAGCGGTGAACGATTCCCGCGTCGCCTGATCGCTGAGCGCCGCATCCGGTTCGTCCGGGTCGGCCGCCTGGTGCGCATTCCGGAATCCGCGCTGATCGAGTACATCGAAGCCCAGACAGTCCAGCCCGTTACCCGACGCAACACGAGGAAGGCTGCCTGA
- a CDS encoding DUF2742 domain-containing protein, giving the protein MKLSDPITYDQEARRAWATPYFADVADRPIYGSSEWAALPDDDRRKIAAVVVAAECWATDRDELSQRLRAELEASRETAQAEWDEWRAANRPAITEANKRVVHSLLNPSMVELGRRLSMNEAERVAEARRARPGDRPREPIHASLTTSQSGEAA; this is encoded by the coding sequence ATGAAGCTCTCCGACCCCATCACCTACGACCAGGAAGCACGCCGCGCGTGGGCAACGCCGTACTTCGCAGACGTGGCAGACCGGCCGATCTACGGGTCGAGCGAGTGGGCCGCGCTGCCCGATGACGATCGCCGCAAGATCGCCGCCGTGGTCGTGGCAGCCGAGTGCTGGGCCACCGACCGCGACGAGCTATCGCAACGGCTCCGGGCCGAGCTGGAAGCCAGCCGGGAGACAGCCCAAGCCGAGTGGGACGAATGGCGCGCGGCGAATCGGCCCGCGATCACCGAAGCGAACAAACGGGTGGTTCACAGCCTGCTCAACCCGTCGATGGTCGAGCTGGGCCGACGCCTGTCGATGAACGAGGCCGAACGTGTCGCAGAAGCCCGCCGGGCCCGCCCGGGCGACAGGCCGCGCGAACCGATCCACGCCAGCCTGACCACCTCGCAGAGCGGAGAAGCCGCATGA
- a CDS encoding cell division protein FtsK has product MTETIEHVADPIDLDARRARRDDAQPAVDGLADQTAATSDTAYEVAIDDDDERPAPGPVLVDSAVIPAAPVEPARVPVIPVHLRRENLKATTARAAGRAKHVTAFHGVRSPWYLCKLTVFAGRGLGRLMSKQIAWWWVPNSYALEQQAADAKELKEWEKIHRQIKATRLWRGIVLAFQNLALLIGLPIAWASLPGLYLAGGIAAAVLALGHYGRPQGQTLVGTAVVAPRFRKLNADIVLRAYYAAGLGNPNKSDQEVRFGSQMSRDARNTGSQVLVDLPYGKGWSDVQGAREKIASGLDVHVNQVFLTPDKTSSRRHMLFVADRDPLAVPVGRTDMLDCKPRSIWRPVKFGKDERDAPVSLFLMWISLLVGAQPRKGKTFAARLVALHAALDPYVKLIVVDGKNSTDWLKFKLVAHRTVFGTHPSPNDADPIGHLIAILDEVLDHIEKVNTQLASLPVSVCPEGKLTEELARDARYPDLRVLVMVMEEFQVYFETEDQAVNKEIAAKLSRIQAVGPSTGVVILSSSQKPSGVGAGDVGRLFNRYRDNHAVRFALKCGNRIVSEAVLGGDAYAEGFDASGLPVGDEYRGVGYLYGAADATPTVRTFLADHTDAEKILTAARTHRQRLGTLTGTAAGEEIERATRDVLADVLAVMNGDSAAHWDTIAGRLATQMPEQYEGTTLDAISAQARALNVPSINVKRDGAVRKGVKADDIRDAITRRSVNGA; this is encoded by the coding sequence ATGACCGAGACCATTGAGCACGTTGCCGACCCGATCGATTTGGACGCCCGCCGTGCCCGCCGCGACGACGCACAACCGGCCGTCGACGGTTTGGCCGACCAAACCGCCGCGACGTCAGACACGGCGTACGAGGTGGCCATCGATGACGACGACGAGCGCCCCGCGCCGGGGCCGGTGCTGGTCGATTCGGCGGTGATCCCGGCCGCGCCGGTCGAGCCTGCGCGGGTACCGGTCATCCCGGTTCACCTGCGCCGGGAGAACCTGAAGGCCACCACCGCTCGTGCTGCTGGGCGTGCGAAGCACGTCACCGCGTTCCACGGAGTCCGCTCGCCGTGGTACCTGTGCAAGCTCACCGTGTTCGCCGGGCGGGGCCTGGGACGCCTTATGAGCAAGCAGATCGCCTGGTGGTGGGTCCCGAACTCCTACGCGCTCGAACAGCAAGCGGCCGACGCGAAAGAGCTGAAGGAATGGGAGAAGATCCACCGCCAGATCAAGGCCACCCGGCTGTGGCGCGGCATCGTGCTGGCCTTCCAGAACCTCGCCCTGCTGATCGGCCTGCCGATCGCCTGGGCGTCCCTGCCGGGCCTGTACCTGGCCGGTGGCATCGCAGCCGCAGTGCTCGCACTCGGGCACTACGGACGGCCACAAGGGCAGACGCTGGTGGGTACGGCGGTGGTCGCGCCGAGGTTCCGCAAGCTCAACGCTGACATCGTCCTGAGGGCCTACTACGCGGCCGGACTGGGCAACCCGAACAAGTCCGACCAGGAGGTCCGGTTCGGGTCGCAGATGTCGCGCGACGCCCGCAACACCGGGTCTCAGGTGCTCGTGGATCTCCCGTACGGCAAGGGCTGGTCCGACGTCCAAGGCGCTCGCGAGAAGATCGCCTCCGGACTGGATGTGCACGTGAATCAGGTGTTCCTGACCCCGGACAAGACCTCCAGCCGTCGCCACATGCTGTTCGTGGCCGACCGCGATCCCCTCGCGGTGCCGGTGGGCCGCACAGACATGCTGGACTGCAAGCCGCGCTCGATCTGGCGGCCGGTGAAGTTCGGCAAGGACGAGCGCGACGCGCCGGTCTCGCTGTTCCTGATGTGGATCTCGCTGCTGGTCGGTGCGCAGCCGCGTAAGGGCAAGACGTTCGCTGCCCGCCTGGTCGCTCTGCACGCTGCGCTGGACCCATACGTGAAGTTGATCGTTGTCGACGGCAAGAACTCCACCGACTGGCTGAAGTTCAAGCTGGTCGCGCATCGGACAGTGTTCGGCACCCACCCGAGCCCGAACGACGCCGACCCGATCGGCCACCTGATCGCCATCCTGGACGAGGTCCTCGACCACATCGAGAAGGTCAACACCCAGCTCGCGAGCCTGCCGGTGTCGGTGTGCCCGGAAGGCAAGCTGACCGAGGAACTCGCCAGGGATGCCCGCTACCCGGACCTGCGCGTCCTGGTGATGGTGATGGAAGAGTTTCAGGTGTACTTCGAGACCGAGGATCAGGCGGTCAACAAGGAGATCGCGGCCAAGCTGTCCCGCATTCAGGCGGTCGGCCCGTCCACTGGTGTCGTGATCTTGTCCAGCTCGCAGAAGCCTTCTGGTGTGGGTGCTGGTGACGTGGGCCGGTTGTTCAACCGGTACCGCGACAACCACGCCGTACGGTTCGCGCTCAAGTGCGGCAACCGCATCGTCTCCGAGGCTGTGTTGGGCGGTGACGCGTATGCGGAAGGGTTCGACGCGTCCGGCCTGCCGGTCGGCGACGAGTACCGAGGTGTTGGCTACCTGTACGGCGCGGCCGACGCGACCCCCACCGTGCGGACGTTCCTTGCCGACCACACCGACGCGGAAAAGATCCTCACCGCCGCACGCACGCACCGCCAGCGGCTCGGCACGCTGACCGGCACGGCGGCCGGGGAAGAGATCGAGCGCGCCACCCGCGACGTCCTCGCCGACGTGCTGGCCGTCATGAACGGCGACAGCGCCGCGCACTGGGACACCATCGCCGGACGGCTCGCCACCCAGATGCCCGAGCAATACGAGGGCACCACGCTGGACGCGATCTCTGCCCAGGCCCGCGCGTTGAACGTGCCGAGCATCAACGTCAAGCGCGACGGCGCGGTCCGCAAGGGCGTCAAGGCCGACGACATCCGCGACGCCATCACCCGCCGCAGTGTCAACGGAGCGTAA
- a CDS encoding MarR family winged helix-turn-helix transcriptional regulator, which translates to MATDPNAALENLEHELVTLARRLRGLQRTLSEEAHPDLEPAQYALLNHVEELAPVRMADLVAALEVDKGPVSRACARLEEQGLLKRAADKSDARATLLTLTATGKRKLAAAKKKRSKVVEDLLKDWSPAQVKSFATQVSKFNKVFN; encoded by the coding sequence GTGGCAACTGATCCGAACGCGGCACTCGAAAACCTGGAGCATGAGCTCGTCACGCTGGCACGTCGCCTGCGTGGATTGCAGCGCACGCTCTCGGAGGAGGCCCATCCCGACCTGGAGCCCGCGCAGTATGCGCTGCTCAATCATGTCGAGGAATTGGCGCCGGTCCGGATGGCCGATCTGGTCGCAGCACTCGAGGTGGACAAGGGGCCCGTCAGCCGAGCTTGTGCACGTCTCGAGGAGCAGGGCCTGCTGAAGCGCGCGGCGGACAAGTCGGACGCACGGGCCACGCTGTTGACCTTGACGGCGACCGGCAAGCGCAAGCTCGCCGCCGCGAAGAAGAAGCGCAGCAAGGTGGTTGAGGATCTACTGAAGGACTGGTCTCCGGCCCAGGTGAAGTCGTTCGCCACGCAGGTTTCGAAGTTCAACAAGGTCTTCAACTAG